A single genomic interval of Pan paniscus chromosome 18, NHGRI_mPanPan1-v2.0_pri, whole genome shotgun sequence harbors:
- the STUB1 gene encoding E3 ubiquitin-protein ligase CHIP isoform X2 — protein MKGKEEKEGGARLGAGGGSPEKSPSAQELKEQGNRLFVGRKYPEAAACYGRAITRNPLVAVYYTNRALCYLKMQQHEQALADCRRALELDGQSVKAHFFLGQCQLEMESYDEAIANLQRAYSLAKEQRLNFGDDIPSALRIAKKKRWNSIEERRIHQESELHSYLSRLIAAERERELEECQRNHEGDEDDSHVRAQQACIEAKHDKYMADMDELFSQVDEKRKKRDIPDYLCGKISFELMREPCITPSGITYDRKDIEEHLQRVGHFDPVTRSPLTQEQLIPNLAMKEVIDAFISENGWVEDY, from the exons ATGAAGggcaaggaggagaaggagggcgGCGCACGGCTGGGCGCTGGCGGCGGAAGCCCCGAGAAGAGCCCGAGCGCGCAGGAGCTCAAGGAGCAGGGCAATCGTCTGTTCGTGGGCCGAAAGTACCCGGAGGCGGCGGCCTGCTACGGCCGCGCGATC ACCCGGAACCCGCTGGTGGCCGTGTATTACACCAACCGGGCCTTGTGCTACCTGAAGATGCAGCAGCACGAGCAGGCCCTGGCCGACTGCCGGCGCGCCCTGGAGCTGGACGGGCAGTCTGTGAAGGCGCACTTCTTCCTGGGGCAGTGCCAGCTGGAGATGGAGAGCTATGATGAGGCCATCGCCAATCTGCAGCGAG CTTACAGCCTGGCCAAGGAGCAGCGGCTGAACTTCGGGGACGACATCCCCAGCGCTCTTCGAATCGCGAAGAAGAAGCGCTGGAACAGCATTGAGGAGCGGCGCATCCACCAGGAGAGCGAGCTGCACTCCTACCTCTCCAGGCTCATTGCCGCGGAGCGTGAGAG GGAGCTGGAAGAGTGCCAGCGAAACCACGAGGGTGATGAGGACGACAGCCACGTCCGGGCCCAGCAGGCCTGCATTGAGGCCAAGCAC GACAAGTACATGGCGGACATGGACGAGCTCTTTTCTCAGGTGGATGAGAAGAGGAAG AAGCGAGACATCCCCGACTACCTGTGTGGCAAGATCAGCTTTGAGCTGATGCGGGAGCCGTGCATCACGCCCAGTGGCATCACCTACGACCGCAAGGACATCGAGGAGCACCTGCAG CGTGTGGGTCATTTTGACCCCGTGACCCGGAGCCCCCTGACCCAGGAGCAGCTCATCCCCAACTTGGCTATGAAGGAGGTTATTGACGCATTCATCTCTGAGAATGGCTGGGTGGAGGACTACTGA
- the STUB1 gene encoding E3 ubiquitin-protein ligase CHIP isoform X1, with the protein MKGKEEKEGGARLGAGGGSPEKSPSAQELKEQGNRLFVGRKYPEAAACYGRAITRNPLVAVYYTNRALCYLKMQQHEQALADCRRALELDGQSVKAHFFLGQCQLEMESYDEAIANLQRAYSLAKEQRLNFGDDIPSALRIAKKKRWNSIEERRIHQESELHSYLSRLIAAERERWDPHPRPPCLGIILNHRLPTRAFIEGFTGQQEMWGRSVDVSPEIGVWSDIWPGPSLTGSWSTPRELEECQRNHEGDEDDSHVRAQQACIEAKHVRVPPTHMWVCVCARGVGASPPCVGSVPHGGGRWGVSPKRSTQLFTGQVHGGHGRALFSGG; encoded by the exons ATGAAGggcaaggaggagaaggagggcgGCGCACGGCTGGGCGCTGGCGGCGGAAGCCCCGAGAAGAGCCCGAGCGCGCAGGAGCTCAAGGAGCAGGGCAATCGTCTGTTCGTGGGCCGAAAGTACCCGGAGGCGGCGGCCTGCTACGGCCGCGCGATC ACCCGGAACCCGCTGGTGGCCGTGTATTACACCAACCGGGCCTTGTGCTACCTGAAGATGCAGCAGCACGAGCAGGCCCTGGCCGACTGCCGGCGCGCCCTGGAGCTGGACGGGCAGTCTGTGAAGGCGCACTTCTTCCTGGGGCAGTGCCAGCTGGAGATGGAGAGCTATGATGAGGCCATCGCCAATCTGCAGCGAG CTTACAGCCTGGCCAAGGAGCAGCGGCTGAACTTCGGGGACGACATCCCCAGCGCTCTTCGAATCGCGAAGAAGAAGCGCTGGAACAGCATTGAGGAGCGGCGCATCCACCAGGAGAGCGAGCTGCACTCCTACCTCTCCAGGCTCATTGCCGCGGAGCGTGAGAGGTGGGACCCTCACCCCAGGCCGCCCTGTCTTGGGATAATTCTGAATCACCGACTCCCGACACGAGCGTTTATCGAAGGCTTTACTGGCCAGCAGGAAATGTGGGGAAGAAGTGTGGATGTTAGCCCTGAGATTGGGGTGTGGTCAGACATCTGGCCAGGTCCATCTCTGACCGGCTCCTGGTCAACCCCCAGGGAGCTGGAAGAGTGCCAGCGAAACCACGAGGGTGATGAGGACGACAGCCACGTCCGGGCCCAGCAGGCCTGCATTGAGGCCAAGCACGTGAGGGTGCCCCCCACCCACatgtgggtctgtgtgtgtgcacgtggcGTGGGAGCATCCCCGCCTTGTGTTGGATCTGTGCCCcatggaggagggaggtggggtgtcTCCCCCAAGCGCAGCACTCAACTCTTCACAGGACAAGTACATGGCGGACATGGACGAGCTCTTTTCTCAGGTGGATGA